From Daucus carota subsp. sativus chromosome 6, DH1 v3.0, whole genome shotgun sequence, the proteins below share one genomic window:
- the LOC135147093 gene encoding GTP-binding protein BRASSINAZOLE INSENSITIVE PALE GREEN 2, chloroplastic-like produces the protein MSLPLSTTSSTKFQLYNSNFTQAISSSRPNIFHGLYKKLCKKKDLCVSLSVKCSQETTQIINESNLEKSSRKGSWKPLLSEGRDEDENFGDVCPGCGIFMQDSDPSLPGYYQERKVDVVSDVLEEEEGEDDFLSDENGDEIDVGFEDSDGEVDKVKSKDGIDWDSEEWDSDFDIDEDDEVELDGFTAPSVGYGNITEESIEKRKRKRVSKSERKRNAREARREIEEVTVCARCHSLRNYGQVKNQTAENLIPDFDFDRLITTRLMKITSRTADSTVVVMVVDCVDFDGSFPKGAAKSLFKALEGSQDNQKISKKLPKLVLVATKVDLLPSQISPTRLDRWVRHRAKANGAPKLSAVYLVSSRKDLGVRNLLTFIKELAGPRGNVWVIGAQNAGKSTLINAFAKKERVKAIKLTEAAVPGTTLGILRIRGVLSAKAKMYDTPGLLHPYLMSMRLNREEQKMVEIRKELKPRTYRMKVGQTVHVGGLMRLDLSQASVQTIYVSIWASPNVSLHMGKTENANDTWSKHAGVRLQPPINADRVPELGEWKAKEVKVSGTSWDVNSIDIAAAGFCWFSLGLKGEATMTLWTFDGVEVTLRDPLVLDRARFLERPGFLLPKAISEALSNQNKLEAQTSRSFDEEASLL, from the exons ATGTCACTTCCACTGTCCACTACTTCCTCAACAAAATTTCAGCTCTACAACTCCAACTTTACTCAAGCTATATCATCATCAAGACCTAACATCTTTCACG GTTTATacaagaaattatgcaaaaagaAAGATTTGTGCGTTTCTTTGTCAGTAAAGTGTAGTCAAGAAACAACCCAGATAATTAATGAGAGTAATTTAGAGAAATCATCAAGAAAAGGCTCTTGGAAACCACTGCTTAGTGAGGGTAGAGATGAGGATGAGAACTTTGGTGATGTTTGTCCTGGTTGTGGGATTTTTATGCAAGATAGTGACCCCAGTCTTCCGGGGTATTATCAAGAAAGGAAGGTGGATGTAGTAAGTGATGTGTTGGAGGAagaggagggggaggatgaTTTCCTGAGTGATGAAAATGGGGATGAGATTGATGTTGGTTTTGAGGATAGTGATGGGGAGGTGGATAAGGTGAAGAGTAAAGATGGGATTGATTGGGATTCGGAAGAATGGGATTCTGATTTTGATattgatgaggatgatgaggtGGAGTTGGATGGGTTTACGGCTCCTAGTGTAGGATATGGGAATATCACGGAGGAGAGTATagagaagaggaagaggaagagagtGTCTAAATCTGAGAGGAAAAGGAATGCGAGGGAGGCTAGGAGGGAGATAGAAGAGGTTACGGTCTGTGCTAGGTGTCATTCGTTGAGAAATTATGGGCAAGTGAAGAATCAGACTGCTGAAAATTTGATACCTGATTTCGACTTTGATAGATTAATAACTACCCGGTTGATGAAAATTACTAGCAGAACTGCTGATTCCACGGTTGTTGTTATGGTTGTTGACTGTGTTGATTTTGATGGGTCCTTTCCTAAAGGAGCCGCCAAGTCCTTGTTCAAGGCATTGGAAGGAAGCCAAGATAATCAGAAGATCAGTAAGAAGTTGCCCAAACTTGTGCTGGTTGCAACAAAGGTTGATCTCCTGCCTTCCCAAATTTCCCCTACTAGGTTAGATAGATGGGTTAGGCATCGTGCTAAAGCAAATGGTGCACCAAAGCTGAGTGCAGTTTATCTGGTTAGTTCCCGTAAAGATCTTGGTGTGAGAAACTTATTgacatttataaaagaattgGCTGGACCTCGAGGGAATGTCTGGGTTATTGGAGCTCAAAATGCGGGCAAATCCACGTTAATAAATGCATTTGCCAAGAAAGAAAGAGTCAAAGCTATTAAACTAACTGAAGCTGCAGTTCCAGGGACTACTCTTGGCATTTTAAGAATTCGAGGGGTATTATCTGCCAAAGCAAAAATGTACGACACCCCAGGTCTCCTGCATCCTTATTTGATGTCGATGAGACTGAATAGGGAAGAACAGAAAATGGTTGAGATACGAAAGGAGCTAAAGCCACGAACTTACAGAATGAAG GTCGGACAGACAGTCCATGTTGGTGGATTAATGAGACTAGACCTGAGCCAAGCCTCCGTTCAAACAATATATGTATCGATTTGGGCGTCTCCAAATGTTTCTTTACATATGGGAAAAACAGAAAATGCCAATGATACCTGGAGCAAGCATGCTGGTGTTAGATTGCAG CCACCCATCAATGCCGACCGAGTTCCTGAATTGGGCGAGTGGAAGGCGAAGGAAGTTAAAGTCTCAGGAACAAGCTGGGATGTGAACAGCATAGACATTGCTGCAGCCGGCTTCTGTTGGTTTTCCTTGGGTTTGAAAGGGGAAGCAACCATGACATTGTGGACATTTGATGGTGTTGAGGTAACCCTAAGAGATCCTTTGGTTCTTGATCGAGCACGTTTTCTTGAGAGACCAGGGTTCTTGCTTCCAAAGGCTATATCAGAGGCTCTGAGCAACCAAAATAAGCTTGAAGCTCAAACAAGTAGAAGTTTTGACGAGGAAGCATCTCTGTTGTAA
- the LOC135147094 gene encoding protein EARLY RESPONSIVE TO DEHYDRATION 15-like, with protein sequence MELVSKGKSALNPNAPLFIPAALRQVEDFSPEWWQSVTTSTWFHTYWLSQQGENDDYHGCDEDDSEDIVNLLPDTIDLGTVEEFLEMETHFEQFIQSSEAEAEAERKSSLSASKETPGSGQEVDPVELMKSLGLSNSFKEKSPRSTLQSAKYWEKPAKSVSPKSCNRRIQQPR encoded by the exons ATGGAATTGGTCTCGAAAGGAAAGTCCGCCTTAAATCCCAATGCCCCGCTCTTTATTCCAGCTGCTCTTCGTCAAGTGGAGGACTTCTCACCAGAATGGTGGCAATCGGTGACGACCTCTACATGGTTCCATACATACTGGCTCAGCCAGCAAGGCGAGAATGATGATTATCATGGATGTGATGAAGATGACTCGGAAGACATTGTTAACTTGCTGCCTGATACAATTGATCTTGGTACTGTggaagaatttcttgaaatggAGACGCACTTTGAGCAATTTATACAATCATCTGAGGCAGAGGCAGAAGCAGAAAGGAAGTCATCTCTGTCTGCTTCGAAAGAAACCCCTGGAAGTG GACAGGAAGTTGATCCAGTGGAACTAATGAAGAGTCTGGGCTTGTCAAATTCTTTCAAGGAAAAAAGTCCCAGGTCCACATTGCAATCTGCAAAGTATTGGGAGAAGCCGGCCAAGTCTGTGAGCCCGAAATCTTGTAACCGTCGCATCCAGCAGCCACGTTGA
- the LOC108226277 gene encoding probable protein phosphatase 2C 55, with the protein MQKRYNVPQNIDCFVINFIRPSLVEERVNIVLGSFYIPKDNKSNPKGDDAHFICGQKQTIGIADGVGGWTRQGVNAGEYARELMLNSVIALDAEPNGAVIPSRVLSEAYSKTKLPGSSTACLLSLNGNILCAAILGDSGFVVVRDGNVVYKSPVQQHSFNYPYQLGPASSDLPSSAIEIELKMMAGDVIVAGTDGLFDNMHLEEISAQVSQGISRGSDPQDLAWTIAENALYNSFDRFAVTPFARASRENGGSHSGGKRDDITVLVAFVQPAVVAESPFKPRG; encoded by the exons ATGCAAAAACGATACAATGTACCTCAAAATATTGATTGCTTTGTTATTAACTTTATCAGGCCTAGTTTGGTGGAAGAAAGAGTGAATATTGTTCTGGGATCATTTTACATACCTAAAGACAACAAATCAAATCCTAAAGGAGATGATGCTCATTTCATCTGTGGACAAAAACAGACCATTGGCATAGCAGATGGAGTTGGAGGTTGGACAAGACAAGGCGTGAATGCTGGAGAATATGCGCGAGAGCTGATGTTAAACTCAGTAATAGCTCTTGATGCTGAACCTAACGGAGCTGTGATTCCTAGCAGAGTCTTATCAGAAGCTTATTCAAAGACCAAACTCCCAGGATCATCCACTGCATGCCTTTTATCACTGAATGGCAAT ATATTGTGCGCTGCTATTTTGGGTGACAGTGGGTTCGTGGTGGTTAGAGATGGGAATGTAGTGTACAAGTCACCTGTGCAGCAACATAGTTTTAACTATCCTTATCAACTTGGACCAGCGTCCAGTGACCTTCCGAGTTCAGCCATAGAGATCGAACTAAAAATGATGGCAGGGGATGTGATTGTTGCTGGAACAGATGGCTTGTTTGACAATATGCACTTGGAGGAGATATCGGCACAGGTTAGTCAAGGCATAAGCCGGGGCTCAGATCCTCAAGACCTTGCTTGGACAATTGCAGAAAATGCTCTGTACAATTCATTTGATAGATTTGCTGTGACCCCATTCGCTCGAGCCTCTAGGGAAAACGGTGGCAGCCATTCTGGAGGCAAGAGAGACGACATCACTGTGCTGGTTGCTTTTGTTCAACCAGCAGTTGTAGCAGAATCACCTTTTAAACCGAGAGGATAA
- the LOC108224994 gene encoding probable protein phosphatase 2C 55 isoform X1, with product MGNNKTKLFRSDVKERINILSGSFYIPKDDRSKPEGDDAHFICEEKQTIGIADGVGGWTKKGVNAGEYARELMINSINALHTVPRGAVDPKRVLSQAYSKTKLPGSCTACLLSLNGNILRAANLGDSGFMVIRNGNVLYKSPVQQHGFNHPYQLGQGSGDHPSSAMRTELTMEAGDVIIVGTDGLFDNMYSEEILLWVTQEINQSSDPQMIAWRLAEAALYNSMDKFADTPFARASRENGGNHSGGKIDDITVIVALILQDYSV from the exons GTCTGATGTTAAAGAAAGAATCAATATTCTTTCAGGGTCATTTTACATACCTAAGGACGATCGATCAAAGCCTGAAGGAGATGATGCTCACTTCATCTGCGAAGAAAAGCAAACCATTGGCATAGCTGATGGAGTTGGAGGTTGGACAAAGAAAGGCGTGAATGCAGGAGAATACGCACGAGAGCTGATGATAAACTCAATAAATGCTCTTCATACTGTCCCTAGGGGGGCTGTGGATCCAAAAAGAGTCTTATCCCAAGCTTATTCAAAGACCAAACTCCCAGGATCATGCACTGCTTGCCTATTATCACTGAATGGCAAT ATCTTAAGGGCTGCTAATTTGGGTGACAGTGGGTTCATGGTGATCAGAAATGGGAACGTACTTTACAAATCACCAGTGCAGCAACACGGCTTTAACCATCCATATCAGCTTGGGCAAGGATCGGGTGACCATCCTAGTTCAGCCATGAGAACAGAACTAACTATGGAAGCAGGTGATGTGATTATTGTAGGAACTGATGGTTTGTTTGATAATATGTACTCAGAGGAGATATTGCTATGGGTTACCCAAGAGATAAACCAGAGCTCGGATCCACAAATGATTGCTTGGAGATTAGCAGAGGCTGCTCTCTACAACTCAATGGACAAGTTTGCTGATACCCCTTTTGCGCGAGCTTCCAGAGAAAATGGTGGCAATCATTCTGGAGGAAAGATTGATGATATTACTGTGATTGTTGCTCTTATTTTACAGGATTATTCAGTTTAG
- the LOC108224994 gene encoding probable protein phosphatase 2C 55 isoform X2: METSTLMSDVKERINILSGSFYIPKDDRSKPEGDDAHFICEEKQTIGIADGVGGWTKKGVNAGEYARELMINSINALHTVPRGAVDPKRVLSQAYSKTKLPGSCTACLLSLNGNILRAANLGDSGFMVIRNGNVLYKSPVQQHGFNHPYQLGQGSGDHPSSAMRTELTMEAGDVIIVGTDGLFDNMYSEEILLWVTQEINQSSDPQMIAWRLAEAALYNSMDKFADTPFARASRENGGNHSGGKIDDITVIVALILQDYSV, encoded by the exons GTCTGATGTTAAAGAAAGAATCAATATTCTTTCAGGGTCATTTTACATACCTAAGGACGATCGATCAAAGCCTGAAGGAGATGATGCTCACTTCATCTGCGAAGAAAAGCAAACCATTGGCATAGCTGATGGAGTTGGAGGTTGGACAAAGAAAGGCGTGAATGCAGGAGAATACGCACGAGAGCTGATGATAAACTCAATAAATGCTCTTCATACTGTCCCTAGGGGGGCTGTGGATCCAAAAAGAGTCTTATCCCAAGCTTATTCAAAGACCAAACTCCCAGGATCATGCACTGCTTGCCTATTATCACTGAATGGCAAT ATCTTAAGGGCTGCTAATTTGGGTGACAGTGGGTTCATGGTGATCAGAAATGGGAACGTACTTTACAAATCACCAGTGCAGCAACACGGCTTTAACCATCCATATCAGCTTGGGCAAGGATCGGGTGACCATCCTAGTTCAGCCATGAGAACAGAACTAACTATGGAAGCAGGTGATGTGATTATTGTAGGAACTGATGGTTTGTTTGATAATATGTACTCAGAGGAGATATTGCTATGGGTTACCCAAGAGATAAACCAGAGCTCGGATCCACAAATGATTGCTTGGAGATTAGCAGAGGCTGCTCTCTACAACTCAATGGACAAGTTTGCTGATACCCCTTTTGCGCGAGCTTCCAGAGAAAATGGTGGCAATCATTCTGGAGGAAAGATTGATGATATTACTGTGATTGTTGCTCTTATTTTACAGGATTATTCAGTTTAG